GGTCCCCCCCGTAGGCCCACTGGAGGACGAAGACGGGGGCGAAGTAGGCGAGGATGAGGCCCAGGTAGAGGAACCTCTCCCCGAGGGCCAGGAGGATCACGCCCGAGGCGGCCAAGAGAAGCCACACCCCTCCCCCCGCCACCCGGGCCAGACCCGGTCCTCCCGGGGGAGGGGTTTGCGCCAGCCGGAAGAGGAGGGCCCCGGTGAGGAGGGGCTGGAGGAGGAAGAAGAGGTACTCCTCCAGGGGCACGTAGCCCAGGCGGAGGAGCACCTTTCCTTCCGGGTACCCCCAGACCCCCCTCCACACCAGGTAGTTGTCCCAGGGGGTGGTGTAGAGGAGGGCGATGAGGGGCATGAGGAGGTAGGCCCAGACCCTCGGGGGCCTCGGCCTCGCCCACAGGAGGAGAAGGAGGAGGGGAGGCAGGAGGAAGAAGAGGTGGAACTCTAGATAGGTCATGCCCTCACCCACAGCCGTGGCTTGGCGGGGACGCCCCCTTCCGGCCGCAGGGTGACCTGGGCCAGGACCCGGGGGAAGGGGAGGGGGTCAAGCCGGAAGCGCCGGAAGAAGGCCTGAAGGACGAGGGGACCCTCGAGGAGGGCCAGGTCCCGCCCCAGGCAGAGCCTCTGGCCCAGGCCAAAGGGGAAGTAGCGCCCCGAGGGGGTGCCCTTTTCCCCCAGGAAGCGCTCCGGCCGAAAGGCCTCCCCTTCGGGGAAGGAAAGCCTGTGGGTCACGTAGGGGGAGAGGACCAGGGTGGTGCCCCGGGGAGGGAGGTCCTCCCCCAGGGAGAAGGGCGCTTCCACCTTGCGGGTAAGGATCCAGGCCGGGGGGTAGAGCCTCAGGGCCTCCTGGAAGGCGGCGAGGGCCGCCTCCTCCTGCTCGGCCACCCTCTCCTGGAAGTCGGGGCGGTGGGAGAGGAGGAGGAGGGCCCAGGTGAGGGCGCTGGCCAGGGTCTCGTGCCCGGCCACGAGGAGGGTCACGGCTTCGGAGAGCGCCCGCCCTCGGGGCAGGCGGCTCAGGGGAGGGTAGGGGAGGAGGGCCTCCGCCTCCCGGTAGAGAAGGGCCTTGTTCCTTTGGAAGCGGACCTCCTCGCGGAGGTCCAAGGCCGCGAGGGGGCTTCGCGTCCGGGCCATGATCCGGTCCAGGGCCAGGAGGGCGAGCCGGGCCAGGTCCGGGGAAAGGGGCTCGCCGAAGAGAACGCGGCCCAAAAGCCTCAGGGAAAGGGCGAGCATCTCGTGTTCCAGGTCCCTCTCCTCTCCTCCCCACCCGGTGAAGAAGGCCTGGGCCTCCTCCTTTATGGCCTCCCGGTAGGTCCAAACCGCCTTGGGCAGGAAGGGGTCCTTGAGGGCCCTCCGGGCCTCCTTCCAGCTAGGCCCCCAGTCGGTGAGGAGCCCCCTTCCCGTGAGCCGGGCGAGGGCCCGGTACTGGAAGGTGGCCTTGGTGGGCCCTTCGGCGAGGAGTACCCTTTCTACCCCCTCCGGGTCAAAGACGAGGGCCAGGGGAAGGCCGGGGAGGGGGAGGAAGACCCTGGGATGGGCCCGGCCCCACTCCAGGAGGACGGCGAGGGGGTCCTCCTGGAGGCGCTTCAGGTGGGGCAGGGCTCCCTTCAAGGAGAGGCGTTCCATGGGCCTATCCTAAGGGGAAGGTGGGGTCGCCGGAGGGTCTTTCTCCCGAAGAAGCCCCTCGGCCAGGGAGAGGTAGCGCCGTCTTGCCGCCTCCAGGCCCACCACGGGGTCTTTGGGGGCGTAGGAGGGGTACTCCGGGGCCCAGCGCCTTAGCCAGCGCCTTTCGGGGTCGTGCCTTTCCCCTTGGAGCACGGGGTTGAAGAGGCGGAAGTAGGGGGCGGCGTCCACCCCCAGGCCCCCCGCCCACTGCCACCCCTGGAGGTTCACCGCCCGGTCCCCGTCCAGGAGGAGGTGGCGGAAGGCCTCCTCGCACCTTTTCCAAGGAAGAAGGAGGTACTTCACCGCAAACTGCGCCGCCACCATCCTCGCCCGGTTGGAGAGGAGGCCCGTGGCGTGGAGCTCCCGCATGGCGGCGTCCACCAAGGGAACGCCCGTCTTCCCCCGGTACCAGGCCTGGAAGAGGGCCTCGTCCTCCTGCCAGGGAAGGGCCTCGAGGCGCCCGTCCATGGGCTTTTCTGCCATATGGGGGAAGTGGTAGAGGAGGTGGTAGGAGAAGTCCCGCCAGAGGAGCTCCGAAACCCACTTCCTCGCCCCCTCTCCCCCCTGGCCCAGGGCCCGGAGGGCGGCCTCCCGGGGGGAGAGGACCCCTAGGGCGAAGTAGGGGGAGAGCCTCGAGCCCCCCTCCCCGTCCAGCCGGTCCCTCTCCTCGGCGTAGCGGGCGAGCTTGGCCTCCAGGAAAGCCCGAAGCCTTCCCCTCGCCGCCTCCTCCCCGGGCTCGGGGAGGGGGACGTCGCTCAGGACCCTGGGCACCTCCCCTTCCTCCTCCTCCCGAGGTAGGGCCTCGGGGGCGGGGAGGGGGGCTTCCACCCCCTGGAAGCGCCGGGCGAAGGGGGTGTAGACCCGGTAGGCCCGGGGGAGGTCGGGGGGGATGAGGTGGGGGGCGGGGAGGAGGTGAAGGGGAACGGGAAGGGCCTCCTTCACCCTAAGGTCCCGGTAGCGGCCGTAGGGGGTGTAACTCCTTAGGGCGTAGACGGCCTTGGCCCGAAGCCGCCTCGCCGCCTCCGGCACCTTTTCCCAGGGAAGGCCCTCCAGGACCCAAAGGGCCCCGCCCCGGGCCCGGTAGGCCTCCCGGAGGGCCCGGACGTTCTCCAGAAACCAGGCCTGCCGCCTGGGGGAGGTCCTCAGGTTGTTGGGGTCCAGGACCACCAGGCCCACCGCCGGGCCCGCCTTCAGGGTCTCGAGGAGGGCCGGGTGGTCCGCAAGGCGGAGGTCGGCGCGGTGCCAGACCAGGTTCACCACCGCACCGCCCATAGGGCCTTGGGGAGGAGCCAAAGCCGCTCCCAGGGCTTGAGGTGGGCCCGCTGGCGCAGGTTGTCGTAGCCCTGGAGGCGGAGCTTGTCCAGGATGCCCTGGTACTGCAAGGCGGCGAGGGCGATGGCCGCCCGGCCCACCCGAAGGTGCCGAAGGCCGGATAGCCCCTCGCGGTAGAGGCTTCGGGCCCTCCCCTCGAGGTGGGCCATAAGGGCCCGGTACCCCGGGGTGACCCGCCCCTCCAGGAGGTCCTCCAGGCGGACCCCATGGGCCTGGAGGAGGGTCCTTGGGAGGTAGAGCCGGTTCCGTCCCAGGTCCTCCCCCACGTCCCTGAGGATGTTGGTGAGCTGCATGGCCTGGCCCAGGCGAACGGCCTTCTCCTCGGCCTCCTCTTTTCCTCCGGCGATGGGGGCGATCATGCGGCCCACGGTGCCCCCCACCCGGTAGCAGTAGGTGAGGAGCTCCTCCTCGGAGTCCAGCCGCACCGGGCCCAGGTCGGTGCGGAACCCCTCCCGCATATCCCTAAAGGCCTCCAAGGGGATGGGCCAGCGCTCCAGGGCCCAGGCCAGGCCCTGCTCCCACGCTTCCCTTGGCCTTCCCCCATAGGCCCGCTCCACCCCGGCCCACCAGCGGGCGAGGGCCCCCTCCCCCCCTCCTTCCCCGTCCACGGCCTCGTCCCCCAGGCGGCAGGCGGCGTAGACGGCCCAGGCTCCCTTCCTCTCCTCCTTGGGGAAAAGGAGGCTTCCCCAGTAAAAGGTGGTGGAGTGGAGGCGGATTAGGCGGGATAGGGCTTTCCAATCGGGTTCCATATGAGGATCATCTTCAGTATAGCCCGGGGCGGGGATGTTTGCCCCGCCCACACTCGGCTAAAACTCTACAAAGACTTGACAAATGATGGACAACGCGCTAGGCTAGGCCCATGACCCGCGCCGGGGTGTACACCATCGCCGAGGTGGAGGCCATGACCGGGCTCTCCGCCGAGGTCCTGAGGCAGTGGGAGCGCCGCTACGGCTTTCCCCGGCCCGAGCGCACCCCCGGGGGCCACCGCCTCTACCGCCAGGAGGAGGTGGAGGCCTTGAGGACCATCCGCCGCTGGCTGGAGGAAGGGGCTACGCCCCAGGCGGCCATCCGGCGCTACCTCGCCCAGGAGGTGCACCCCGAGGCCCTCGAGGCGCCTCTTTACGGGGCCCTCCTCTCCGCCGACCTTTTGGGGGCGGAGGCCGTCTTCCGCCGCGCCGTGAGGCTTTTGGGCCCCGAGGGGGCCCTGAACCGGCTCCTCGTGCCGGTTCTTAGGCGGGTTGGGGAGGCTTGGCACAAGGGGGAGGTGGGGGTGGCGGAGGAGCACCTCGCCACCACCTTCCTCCGGGCCCGGCTGCACGAACTTTTGGACCTGGTGGGCTTTCCCCCAGGGGCCCCCATCCTGGTGACCACCCCGCCCGGGGAGCGGCACGAGATCGGGGCCATGCTGGTCGCCTTTAGCCTCAGGCGGCGGGGCCTGCCCGCCCTCTACCTCGGCCCCGACACGCCCCTACCCGACCTGAAGCGCCTGGGGGAGCGCCTTCAGGCCAGGGCCGTGGTCCTCTCCGCCCTGCTCTCCGAGCCCTTAAAGGCCTTGCCCCAAGGGGCCCTCTCCCGCCTCGCCCCCAGGGTCTACCTGGGCGGGCAAGGGGCAAGCCCCGAGGAGGCTAAAAGGCTTGGCGCACGGTTTGTGGAGGGCCTCGAGGCCCTCGCTGAGGAGCTCCAAAGCCCCGAAGGGGGGGAAAGGAAGGGAACATGAAGAGGTTCGGCCGCAAGGAGACCATCTACCTGAGGGGAGAGAACGCCCACACCCTCTACCGCCTGGAGGAGGGGCTGGTGCGCATCGTGGAGCTTCTTCCAGACGGGCGCCTCCTCACCCTCCGCCACGTCCTGCCCGGCGACTACTTCGGGGAGGAGGCCCTGGAGGGCAAGGGCTACCGCTATACCGCCGAGGCCATGACCGAGGCCGTGGTCCAGGGCTTGGACCCCAGGGCCATGGACCACGAGGCCCTCCGCCAGGTGGCGAGAAACCTTGCCCGGCAGATGCGCCGCGTCCACGCTTACGAGGCCCACCTGCAAATGGGGGAGCTCAGGGCCAGGATCGCCCGCTACCTCCTTTTCCTGGCCGACACTCCGGCCTCCTTCCGGGACGAAAGGGGGCTTTACGTCACGGCCTCCCACGAGGAGATCGCCGACGCCACGGCTTCCACCCGGGAGTCCGTCTCCAAGATCCTCTCTGACCTCCGCCATGAGGGGCTCATCGCCACCGCCTACCGCCGGGTCTACCTCTTGGACCTGAGGGCCTTGGAGAAGGAGGCGGAAGGCGCCCTCGAGGCCGCCTAGGATGCGGGTCTTCGTGGTAGGGGGCACGGGCTTCGTGGGGCGGGCCCTGGTGGCCCTCCTTTTGGAGCGGGGCCACACCCCCGTGGTCCTGGCGAGAAGGCCTAGGGACCTTCCCCCGGGGGCGGTCTTCCTCCGGGGGGACATCACCCGGGAGGTGCCGGACCTAAGGGGGATGGAGGCCGCCATTTACCTGGCGGGCATCATCCGGGAGGGGGAGGAGACCTTCCGGGCCGTGCACGTGGAGGGGGTGAGGAACCTGCTTGCGGGCATGCGCCGGGCCGGGGTGGGGCGGCTTCTCCACATGTCCGCCCTGGGGGCGAGGCGGGGCACCCGGAGCCGCTACTACGAGACCAAGGCGGAAGGGGAGGAGCTCGTGCGGGGAAGCGGCCTCTCCTACGCCATCTTCCGCCCGAGCCTCATCTTCGGACCCGGGGACGAGTTCTTCGGGAAGGTCCTCAAGGGCCTCGTCTGCAACCCCCTCCCCTTCGTGCCCCTCCTGGGGGACGGGGGCTTCCCCTTCCGGCCCGTGTACGTGGGGGATGTGGCCGAGGCCTTCGTGAGGGCGCTGGAGGGGGGCCTCGAGGGCAGCTTTGACCTCGTGGGGCCCAAGGAGTACGCCTTCCGGGAGCTCCTCGCCCTGGTGATGAGGGTGGTGGGGAGGCCGAAGCCCTTCCTCCCCATCCCCCTTTTCCTCCTGGACCTCTTGGTCCCCCTGCTGAGCCTCCTCCCCTTCGCCCCCCTGACCCAGGACCAGTACGTGATGCTCAAGGAGGGGAACACCGCCCCCTTTCCCCCTCCCGCCGACCTCCTCCCCCGCCTCACCCCCTTGGAAGAGGTCCTGCCCGGTTACCTCCGCTGCTGAGCTCATTGGGGTTCTTGCCTAGCCCAAGCCTCGCGGGGGGCCCCATGCGGGCTTGGGCCCGCATGGATCAAAGGGGCTTCGCCACGCCCAGGCGGGCGTAGAAGGCGTGGGTGAGGGCGATGGCCAGGGCGTCCGCCAGGTGGCTGGGCCCGGGGGTCTCCCGGAGCCCCAGGATGCCCCGGACCATGAGGGCCACCTCCTCCTTGCCCGCGTGTCCGTGGCCCGCCAGGGCCTGCTTCACCTGCATGGGCCCGTAGGCGTAGGCGGGCACCCCCGCCTCAAAGGCCGCCACCAGGACCGCCCCCAGGGCCCAGCCCACCTTGTAGGCGAGCTCGTTTTGGCGGTAAAAAAACTGCTCCTCCACCGCCAGGGCCTCAGGGCGGAAGGCGAGGAGGGCCTCCTTGACCCGGGCGTGGATGCGGCCCACCCGTTCCTGGGCCCTCTCCCGGGCGGAGGTCCTCACCACCTCCCCGTGGAGGAGGCGGGCCTTCTGGGGGCCCCTGACCTCCACCACCCCCAGGCCCAGGTGGGTGATGCCGGGGTCCACGCCCAGGACGACCACCGGGCCTTAGTTGCCCCGCTTGGGGAGGAAATCCCCGTCCCCGTAGCGGATGAAGGCGGGGATATCGTAGTTGTAGGCGTCGGTGTGGGCGGGGAAGTCCAGGGGGCGGATGGGCCTGGGTACCACGGTGCTCTCCCCGAAGCCGGCGGCGATGAGGATGACCCGGAGCTCGTCCTGGGCCCTTTCGTCGTAGGTGACCCCGTAGAGGATGTCCACCTCCTCGTGGCCCGTGGCCTCCCGCACCCGCTCCACCACCTCCGCCGCCTCCATGAGGGAGAGGTCCTCCGACCCCACCACGTTGAGGAGGAGCCTCTTGGCCCCCTCAATGGAGCGCTCCAGGAGGGGGCTCTGGGTGGCGGTCTTGGCCGCTTCCTCCACGCGGTTCTCCCCGCGCCCGGCGCCGATGCCCATGAGGACCTGGCCGGCCCCCTCCAGAAGGGCCTTGACGTCGGCGAAGTCCACGTTGATGAGGCCGGGGAGGTTGATCACGTCGGTGATCCCCTTGACCCCGTGGTAGAGGACCCGGTCGGCGATGAGGAAGGCGTCTTTGAGGCTCATCTTCTTGTCCACGGCGGAGAGGAGGCGGTCGTTTTGGACCACCACCATGGCGTCCACCCGCTCCTTGAGCTTCCTTATCCCCTCCTCGGCCACCTTCAGCCGCTTGGGGCCTTCAAAGCTGAAGGGCCGGGTCACCACGGCCACGGTGAGGGCCCCCAGGCGCTTGGCGATGTCCGCCACCACCGGGGCGCTTCCCGTGCCCGTGCCGCCCCCCATGCCCGCGGTGAGGAAGACCAGGTCCGCCCCCTCCAGGGCCTCGGCGATGAGGTCTTCGGCCTCGAGGGCCGCCTTCTCCCCGATCTCCGGGTTCGCCCCCGCCCCCAGGCCCCGGGTGAGCTTCTCCCCAAGCTGAATGCGGTGGTCGGCGAGGCTCTTGGCCAGGACCTGGGCGTCGGTGTTGGCGGCCACGAACTCCACCCCCGAAAGCCCGGCCTCAATCATCCGGTTTACCGCGTTGTTCCCCGCTCCCCCCAGCCCGATCACCTTGATGACGGCTCCTTCCATCTTCCCCCTCCTCGGAATCAGAATAGATTGTTGATAATCTCCTTGAGGCGGGCCCAGAAGCCCACACCCTGCGGGCTTTCCTCCCGCCTCTCCTTCCTCTCCCGCCTCGGCCGGGCCTCGAGGGGCCGGGGGGGTAGGCTGGCCCCGTAGCGCACCAGGCCCACGGCCGTGGCGTGGGCCGGGGTGGCCACCACGTCGGTGAGGCCCGAGACCCCGTGGGGTTTCCCGATCCTCACCGGAAGGCCGTACTGGTGCCGGGCGAGGAGGTCAAAGCCCCGGAGGAGGGCCGTCCCCCCGGTGAGGACCACACGGTTCACCTTGATCTCCAGAGGGCCCAGGGCCTCGTCCACGGACTGGCGGGCCAGGTGGAGGATCTCCCTGAGGCGGGGACGGATGATGCGGGATAATTCCGGAGCGGGCACCTCTCCCAGCGAGCCCCCCTCCTGGTTGATCTCCAGGACGAGCTCGGGGTCCGCGAGCTCCGGGAGGGCGGCCCCGTACTTCTTCTTCACCCGCTCCGCCTCCTCAAAGGGGATCTTCAGGAGCTGGGCGATGTCCTGGGTGACGTGGTCGCCGCCGAGGGGCAACACGGCGGAGTGGGCCAGGCGGCCTTCCCGGAAGACGGCCACATCCGTGGTACCCCCGCCCACGTCCAGGACCAGGACCGTCATGTGCTCCTCCTCCGGGGTGAGGGCTCCGAGGCCGCAGGCCAGGGTCTGGGCCACCAAGGCCTCCACCTCGAGGCCCGCATCCTCCACCGCCCGGCGAAGGTTGGCCAAGGGCCCCCTGCCCGCGGCCACCAGGTGCACGTCCACCTCGAGGCGGACCCCCGCCATGCCCACGGGGTCGCGGATGCCCTCCTGCCCGTCCACCTTGAACTCCAGGGGCAGGGCGTGGAGGAGCTCCTGCTCCCCATCCAGGGGGTAGGCCTTGGCCTGCTCTATGGCCCGTTCCACGTCGGCCTCGGCGATGCTGTGGCCCCGGCGGATGGCGGCCAGGCCGTGGCTGGTCACGCTCTTTAAGTGGGCCCCGCCCACCCCCACCACCACCCGCGCCACCTGGACCCCAGCCACCCTTTCCGCCTGGTGGACGCTCTGGCGGATGGCCTCCGCGGTGCGCTCCAGGTTGACCACCACCCCCCGCTTGAGCCCCTGGGAAGGGACGGTGCCCTCCCCGATGATGTCCAGGATGCCGTCAGGGGCCAGCTCCCCAATGACGGTGGTCACCTTGCTGGTGCCTACGTCCAATCCGGCGATGATCATGGGCTTACGCTCACCCCCCAGGAATACAGGTAAATCCGACTCCCTAATGGCCGGTCCACTTGGGCATACTCTAGCAGAAACCGGGCCTCCGGGGCGAAGAGGAGACTTCCTTGGACCTCCACCCAAAACCCCGCCGGGGTGTAGCGGAGGGCCGTGGCCTTGGGGTAGGCCCGGGCCAGGGCCAGGAGCTCGGCCTTGGGCAGGGGGCCCTTCCCCTCCACCCGGGGGCCCGGGGCCCAGGGGGCGCCGCCGGGGAGGAGGGTGCCGTCCTCCGCCAGGGCGGAGCCGTCCCCTAGGGGCAGGAAGGGCTGCCGCTCCCGCACCCAAAGGCGCACCTCCCCAAGACGGGGCTTTTCCAGGCGGACCTCCGCCACCCAGGGGTCCTGCAGGAGGGGCAGCGCGCGGGAGGGGGCCACCCAAAGCCAGGCCTCCCCTGGGTGGAGGCGGATGCGGGCCAGCACCTCGGCCTCCTTCAGGTGCTTAAGCCCCACCACCTCCACCTTCTCCACGGGGAAGAGGACCAGGCTGGCCACGTAGAGGGTGGCGAGGACGAGGGAGGCCAGGATGGCCCTCATGGCGCCCATTCTATTCCCCCTTTCCTAACAGGCCCCAAACTCACGGCCAGACCTCCCATTCCAGCTCCAGGGGCAGCTCCTCCTGGATGCGCTTGAGGAGCGCCAGCACGTCCTTGGCCTTGGCCTGGCCCAGGTTCACGATGAAGTTGCCGTGCTCCAGGGCCACCATGGCGTCCCCCACCCTTAGGCCCTTCAGGCCCCTTTCGTCTATGAGGCGGCCCGCGGACTGGCCAGGGGGGTTTTTGAAGGCGCATCCGGCGCTCTTGCGCTTGGGTTGGCCCTTCCTCGCCGCGTCCACCTCGGCCATGCGCCGCCGGATCTCCTCCAGGGGCCGCTCCCTTAGCCGGAGCTTGACCCGGGTGACGATGCCCCCGGGGGGCAGGTGGCTTTGGCGGTAGCCGAACCCGAGCTCCTCCGGCAGGTAGATGTGGAACGCCCCCCCGTGGAAGACCTCCACCGCCTCCAGGGCGTCCGCCATCTCCCCGAAGCGGGTGCCCGCGTTCATCTTCACCGCGCCGCCCACCTGGGCGGGGATGCCGAGGAGGCCCTCGAGGCCCGATAGCCCCGCCCTGGCCGCCTCCTGGACCAGGAGGGGGAGGAGGGCTCCCGCGCCCACCCAGCCCTTCAGGTCGTACTCCTGGAACTCCCCCGCCAGGCGGATCACCCGCTCCGGCACCCCTTCGTCCATCACCAAGAGGTTGGAGCCGTTTCCAAGGACCCGGTAAGGGGCTTCCGTGGCCCTCTTGAGGTCCTCCCGGGTCTCCACGGTCCAAAGCTCCGCCGGCCCCCCCACCCCCAGGGTGGTGTAGTCCTTCAGAAGCACCCGCTCAACCCTCATGGGCCAACCTCTGGGCCAGCTCGGTCACGTCCCCTGCCCCCAAGGTGAGCCAGAGGTCCTTAGGGGTGGCGGTGGCCCGGGCGTAGGCCAGGGCCTCCTCCCCCTCGAGGAAGCGGGCAGCCACCCCCCGCCTTTGCAGGCCCTCGGCGATCCTCTGGCTCAGGCCTTCGGGGGAGACCTTTCCCTTCTCCCCGGCGGCGTAGACGGGCAGGACCACCACCTCCTGGGCCAGGGCGAGGGCCTCCACGAACTCGGCCCAGAGGGCTTGGGTGCGGAGGAGGCGGTGGGGCTGGAAGAGGACCCGCACGCGGCGGCCGAGCCGCCTGGCCGCCTCGAGGGTGGCCCGCACCTCCGTGGGGTGGTGGGCGTAGTCGTCCACCACCCAGGCCCCGTTCACCTCCCCCACCCTTTGGAAGCGCCGCCCCACCCCGGGGAAGGCGGCGAGGCCCTCCAGGATGGCCTCGGCCCCCACGCCGAAGGCCAGGGCCGCCAGGGCCGCGGCCAGGGCGTTGCGCACGTTGTGGGCCCCCGGCACCCCGAGGGTGGCCTCGCCCAAAACCCTGCCCTCGTGCAAGAGGAGGAAGCGGCTTCCCCAAGGGCCCAGCTCCACCCTCTCCGCCCAAAGCTCCCCCCCCTCCCCGAAAAGCCTCCGGGGAAGCCCGTGGGAGAGCGCCAGAAGCGTGGGGTCAAAGGCCGGGACCACCACTACCTGAGACTTCTCCAGAAAGCCCCTCATGGCGGCCTTGAGCTCCTCTAGGCTCCCGTGGTAGTTGGGGGCGCGGTGGCCTGGAGGGGCCACGTGGTCGGCCTCGAGGTTGGTGGCCACGGCCACAAAGACCTGGACCCCTTGGAAGAGGGGGTCGGACTCGTCCACCTCGGCCAGACGGGGGCCCGTGCCGAAGCGGGCGTTCCCCGGGAGGAGGGCGAGCTCCCCGCCGAGGAGGACCCAGGGGTCCAGGCGGGCTTGGAGGAGGATGCTCGCCAGCATCCCCGTGGTGGTGGTCTTGCCGTGGGTGCCCGTGACCCCGAGGGAGGGCCTCCCCGAGAGGAGGTGGGCGAGGAGCTCCATACGCCTCAGCACCCTGAGCCCCTTGGCCCGGGCCGCCGCCACCTCGGGGTGGTCCAGGGGGATGGGGGTGGGGACGATGAGGGTGTCCTCCTCCGCCAGGTGGGCGGGGTCGTGGCCGGCGTAGGCGGGGACGCCCAAGGCTTTGGTCCGCTTGCCCGGGGCCAGGTCGCAGCCCGTCACCGCCACCCCCTCCGCCAGGAGGAGGCGGGCCAGGGCGCTCATGCCCACACCCTCTATGCCCATCACGTGCACGCGCTTCATAGGAACTCCTCCAACCAATCTGCAAGCCGCCCCGCGGCTCCCTCGGGGGAAAGGCGGCCTAAGGCCTCTCGGTAAGGTTCCGGATGCTCCAGGATCCGCTGCACCTGCTCCCCCAGGCGGGCGCGGTCCCCAAGCTCCGCTGCCCCCGCCTTCTGGTAGGCCAGGGCGTTGGCCACCTGGGCTCCTCCGTCCAGCTTAGGGGAAAGGGGGAAAAGGAGGGCGGGAAGCCGGTGGAAGGCGGCCTCCGCCAGGGTGCCCGCCCCGGCCCGGGAGAGGAGGAGGTCGGCGGCGCTCATGGCCAGGGGGGCCTCCACGAACCCCGCCACCCGGTACCCGTCC
The sequence above is drawn from the Thermus islandicus DSM 21543 genome and encodes:
- a CDS encoding UDP-N-acetylmuramate dehydrogenase, encoding MRVERVLLKDYTTLGVGGPAELWTVETREDLKRATEAPYRVLGNGSNLLVMDEGVPERVIRLAGEFQEYDLKGWVGAGALLPLLVQEAARAGLSGLEGLLGIPAQVGGAVKMNAGTRFGEMADALEAVEVFHGGAFHIYLPEELGFGYRQSHLPPGGIVTRVKLRLRERPLEEIRRRMAEVDAARKGQPKRKSAGCAFKNPPGQSAGRLIDERGLKGLRVGDAMVALEHGNFIVNLGQAKAKDVLALLKRIQEELPLELEWEVWP
- the murC gene encoding UDP-N-acetylmuramate--L-alanine ligase, coding for MKRVHVMGIEGVGMSALARLLLAEGVAVTGCDLAPGKRTKALGVPAYAGHDPAHLAEEDTLIVPTPIPLDHPEVAAARAKGLRVLRRMELLAHLLSGRPSLGVTGTHGKTTTTGMLASILLQARLDPWVLLGGELALLPGNARFGTGPRLAEVDESDPLFQGVQVFVAVATNLEADHVAPPGHRAPNYHGSLEELKAAMRGFLEKSQVVVVPAFDPTLLALSHGLPRRLFGEGGELWAERVELGPWGSRFLLLHEGRVLGEATLGVPGAHNVRNALAAALAALAFGVGAEAILEGLAAFPGVGRRFQRVGEVNGAWVVDDYAHHPTEVRATLEAARRLGRRVRVLFQPHRLLRTQALWAEFVEALALAQEVVVLPVYAAGEKGKVSPEGLSQRIAEGLQRRGVAARFLEGEEALAYARATATPKDLWLTLGAGDVTELAQRLAHEG
- a CDS encoding cell division protein FtsQ/DivIB; this translates as MGAMRAILASLVLATLYVASLVLFPVEKVEVVGLKHLKEAEVLARIRLHPGEAWLWVAPSRALPLLQDPWVAEVRLEKPRLGEVRLWVRERQPFLPLGDGSALAEDGTLLPGGAPWAPGPRVEGKGPLPKAELLALARAYPKATALRYTPAGFWVEVQGSLLFAPEARFLLEYAQVDRPLGSRIYLYSWGVSVSP